Genomic DNA from Niallia circulans:
TACTTCCTCCACCCGACACACAAATGCTGCTTTTCTGACTTCTCGATTTTCAAAATGACGTTGATGTGCACTTTTCCGTTTAGGCTGCAAATCAAAAATAGACAATAATTCGTCTGCAAGCAGATCCTCTCTCTGCTCGATATGTGGTGCGGTTTTCTTTAACTGATGTTCATAAACCGCCAGTAAAACTGCGGCCACATGCTGACAATCCTTTTGAAAGGAAGCAAGCTTCGGGCAGGAGCATTCTGCTTGAATGGTATCTGATGACGCCTTTATGCTAACCTTAAAATCATCTGCACCGTGGACAGTTGCCTTACATGTATCTTCATTAAATAATTGAAACGTAACTTTATTGCTTCTCACAAAAGAATCTCCTCGCTTGAAGGAGACATTGCCACACATTTCTTTTATGATGTTTTTTGTTAGCCTAACATTCATCTGGCTTTCTCCTTCTTCGACAAGTCCATTTGCTTGCTTTTCTCTTGTTTCATTCTAACATCGTGCCTTATATGCAACAAACAATGTGCACCACTGACAAACTCCATTATTTACAAACTAGTACATGTCTTTTAAAGCTGCCTTTATTTGCTGTACAGCGGTCGACAATCGCGAATCCAGCTTGTTTAATAGCTTCATCAACTTCTTCTATAGAAACAATGACTGCTTTTTTAGCAAATCTTCTCGCACTTTTAAGCATTTCAAGCTTTTCCTCATACGGAAGTACAGAACAAAGGTTGTATGGCATATCAATAATGGCTACATCAAATACACCATTCACAAGCTTGATATCCTGTAAAAGCACCTCTCCACTTAAATGAAAATAAGCAATATTTTCTCGCGCTTTGCCTGTTACTAGCGGATTAATATCACTGCCGACAATGTCTATTCCCATCGACAACGCTTCAATCAAAACAGTGCCGATGCCACAGCAAGGATCAATCGCCTTCACACCTGCGGGATGTGGCACGGCAATATTAGCAACAGCTCTTGCTAGCCTCGTGCTTAATGCAGTGGAATATTGATTAGGCTTGTTTTGGTGCTCGAGCCAAACAGATTTACTTTTATGGTAAAAACCAAATATCCAGCGGTCATTTGCAAACATGACAGCAAATGTCTGTTCCGGGTTTTGTAAATCAGCAGTTCCCTCTATATATGCACCAGCTTCTCTTTCCATCCGTTTTCTATCAGAAAATGGAATATTTCCATCTCCTTTTATAAAAACGACTTTATAGGAAGCTGCTTTTAAACCAATTTCACTTATTACGGACAAAAGTTCATGATAGCTTTCACTTTCTGCAACTATGTCCACCCTTCCTTTCATAAATGGACTTCTGCTTTGCTCAAGCTCCAGCTTGCTTTCGACAAAACCTTTGGGAGAGATACTGTCATCCGGAAAAAGAGAGCGCATCTCCAGCTTGCATAAGTCTGTTTCATCCTCATGAAAAGATATAGTATAAAGATAACCTTTGATTTTCAATTAATAGCCCTCATTCTAATACATATTTATTATGTTATTATAATGGACTTACAGAAGTATTACTATTATACGGATTGCTAGAATTTACTTCCAGATAGGGTATATATAAACAAAAAAGATGCTCCTTTTAAAGGAACATCTTCTAAAAGCATAATATCTTATTTAAACTGACAGCATTTCTGTAACTGTCGACTGGATTGCTTCTGCCAGCTTCTCTGGTGCTGTTAAATATAACAGTCCGTTTCCTTCTAGTTTTGGAGAGAAGCCAAGAGGAACAGTCCGTTTAATTAGCTGTGCATACAGCTCCGGTTCTGTTAGCTGTCTATCAAACTCCTGAACGGCAATCGCCTTGATTAAGGCTAGTCCGCCAGAGACATGCGGTGCAGCCATGGATGTGCCGCTAAGTCTAGCATATTGGCCATTCAAATAGGTGGACAGAATATTTTCTCCTGGAGCTGCAAGGTCTACTTCTCTGTTAGAATTGGAAAATTCAGAAGAGCTTCGTGTAAAATCCACGGAACCGACACTGATTACTTCGTTATAGGCTGCAGGATAGCCAAGCTCTTCTGTTGTGTCACGTCCATCGCCTTCATTTCCCGCTGCGCAGACAACAAGGATTTGGTTGTCGACTGCTCTTTTGACGGCATCATGAAGGGCTTGGACATCATCTGGTCCTCCTAAGCTCATCGAGATAATATCAACATTTTGTTCGATAGCATAGTGAATTCCGTTGGCAATCCAATCATACTGCCCTGAACCTTGTCCGTTAAGGACCTTCACGATAAGAAGGGAGCTTTCTGGTGCTGCACCAACAACTCCATTAGCATTTTCAACAGCCGCAATTGTTCCTGCCACATGTGTGCCATGTCCATTATAATCTGTATAAATATCTGGGTTCGAGTTATCATCATCTGTAAAGTTATAGCCGCCAATTATGCGCTCCTGCAAATCAGGATGTGTCGTATCACAGCCTGTATCAAGGATTGCAATCTTTATTCCTTTTCCTTTCGATTTTGCCCATAATGCAGGTGCTTGAATTTGCTGTATTCCTGTTGGCACCTCATTTGTCAGTTGCACCACTTGCTCTACTTTGTAAGGTATTACCTTCACTTCTGGTCTCAAAATATGATCCCTCCTGTAGGATTAGTAGTTTACATTAAATAGTTTAACAATTTAGCATATTCAAAAAAAGAGCCTTTCGACTCATACAAGAACACATGTTTTGCGGAAATTTGCCGATTTAATTGGTTTTCCCCTGATATAAATGACTCAACTAATAGACAGTAATTTCAAATCTTTTCTAAGAAACGATGAAAATAGCAGTCACGAATTCTAAGAATTTCCTCATTTCCCTCTATACAATTCCAATTAATTAGATTATCATCTAATTAGATAATAATCTAAAAAGGTGATTAAGAATGTTCATTCTGACAACAGAAAAGAAGTATCAAAAGCTTTTTCTAGCTGGTCTAATTAATGGCATTGGTGACCGGGTTAGCCAAGTGGCTACCTTGTCCCTTATTTTACAGCTTGCTGATTCTGGCATGTCTGTCGGTATAACCCTTGCTCTTCGCATGCTGCCCTTCTTGCTGTTTGGTCCTTTTAGCAACAAAATTGCAGCTATCTGGTCCCGAAAAAATCTGCTAATCTTTATAGACGCAGCTCGGGCTGTCATAGCCATTTCGTTTTTCTTTGTCGAAAATAAAGCAGATATTTGGATTATTTATGCTGCCTCCTTTCTTTTAGCAAGTGGAGAAGCCTTATATGCTCCTGTAAGAAAAGCCAGCATTCCAGCAATTATTGCTCCCAAAAACTTGAAGGGTGTGAACGGTTTAGAGCAGGTACAATTAGGCTTCGTCCTTGTAATTGGCGCATTGGCCGGAGGCATAGTTTCCTATCTGTTTGGAATTCACGCTGCTTTTCTTGTGAATATTGTTTCCTTTATCGTTGCTGGTGCCTTCATTAACAGGATTGAAAGCTTGGAAACTCCGCAGAGCAAGGCTGTTTCTCCTTTTGAATCCAAAGAAACCGGGCTGTTTTCAGTACTCTTCTCTTCCTCCTTATTCATCATGCTGTTAAGTGCTGATATTCTTGTTCCGCTTGCGAATGGAATTGAAAATGTTCTGATCAGTGTGTATGCAGACAGCACCTTTTTTGCCGGAGAGTTAGGAGTAGGAATTCTTTATAGTGTGCTTGGAACGGGATTTATCATCAGCCCGCTCCTTACTAAGTATATTAAGAACCATTTCTTGTTTTTTGCCTATCTTTCCATGTTGATGGAAGGGTTCATTTTGCTGGCTGTCAGTCAAACTGGTTCATTCATGATAATCGCGGTTTTGTTTGGTCTTCTTACGATATTTGGAGGTGTAGGCAATACCCTGCTAGACACTGTCATAA
This window encodes:
- a CDS encoding TRM11 family SAM-dependent methyltransferase, which gives rise to MKIKGYLYTISFHEDETDLCKLEMRSLFPDDSISPKGFVESKLELEQSRSPFMKGRVDIVAESESYHELLSVISEIGLKAASYKVVFIKGDGNIPFSDRKRMEREAGAYIEGTADLQNPEQTFAVMFANDRWIFGFYHKSKSVWLEHQNKPNQYSTALSTRLARAVANIAVPHPAGVKAIDPCCGIGTVLIEALSMGIDIVGSDINPLVTGKARENIAYFHLSGEVLLQDIKLVNGVFDVAIIDMPYNLCSVLPYEEKLEMLKSARRFAKKAVIVSIEEVDEAIKQAGFAIVDRCTANKGSFKRHVLVCK
- a CDS encoding S8 family peptidase, which encodes MRPEVKVIPYKVEQVVQLTNEVPTGIQQIQAPALWAKSKGKGIKIAILDTGCDTTHPDLQERIIGGYNFTDDDNSNPDIYTDYNGHGTHVAGTIAAVENANGVVGAAPESSLLIVKVLNGQGSGQYDWIANGIHYAIEQNVDIISMSLGGPDDVQALHDAVKRAVDNQILVVCAAGNEGDGRDTTEELGYPAAYNEVISVGSVDFTRSSSEFSNSNREVDLAAPGENILSTYLNGQYARLSGTSMAAPHVSGGLALIKAIAVQEFDRQLTEPELYAQLIKRTVPLGFSPKLEGNGLLYLTAPEKLAEAIQSTVTEMLSV
- a CDS encoding MFS transporter translates to MFILTTEKKYQKLFLAGLINGIGDRVSQVATLSLILQLADSGMSVGITLALRMLPFLLFGPFSNKIAAIWSRKNLLIFIDAARAVIAISFFFVENKADIWIIYAASFLLASGEALYAPVRKASIPAIIAPKNLKGVNGLEQVQLGFVLVIGALAGGIVSYLFGIHAAFLVNIVSFIVAGAFINRIESLETPQSKAVSPFESKETGLFSVLFSSSLFIMLLSADILVPLANGIENVLISVYADSTFFAGELGVGILYSVLGTGFIISPLLTKYIKNHFLFFAYLSMLMEGFILLAVSQTGSFMIIAVLFGLLTIFGGVGNTLLDTVIMNELPSKHQGAYFSFSATIGNTSLGLSMFATGLLLDVLQPRILGAINGLLYIAFGGVYLLWSFQLIRLKRLQKGKLL